The Desulfovibrio sp. JC010 nucleotide sequence CTTGGCCGCATCTGGCGCGATGAACTTTCCCGGTTCCGGCAGTCGCGGCCCTGTCCGGCCTGTGATGGCGCGAGGCTGCGTCCTGAATCGCTGGCAGTTAAGGTTGAGGGTGTTTCAATTTTCGAATTCTGTTCCATGTCCATCAAACGGGCTCTGGATTGGCTGGAAAATCTTGAATTTTCCGGTCATGAACTGCTTATTGCCGAACCGCTCCTCAAAGAGTTGACCCATCGTCTCGGTTTTATGGTCAATGTGGGGCTTGATTACCTGAACCTCGGCCGGAACATGGCTACTTTGTCCGGCGGTGAGGCCCAGCGCATCAGGCTGGCCGGGCAGCTCGGTTCCGGGCTGGTGGGCGTAACCTACGTGCTGGATGAGCCTTCCATCGGCCTTCATCCGCGTGATAATGAGCGGCTGATCGAAACCCTGCGTTCGCTCCAGTCGCGCGGCAATACCGTGCTGGTGGTGGAACATGATGAATCCACCATCCGTAATGCCGACCATGTCATTGAAATCGGTCCCGGTTCGGGCATGCTCGGCGGGGAGATTGTTTTTCAGGGCAGCGTTAAAAAACTGCTCGGCAAGGCGCAGACCCTGACCGCCAAATACCTGCGCGGTGAGCTGGCTTTGGACAAGCCCGAAGAGCGGCGTATTCCCAAGGACTGGATCAAAATGAAAGGGGTTCAGACCAACAACCTGAAGAATCTGGATGTGGATATCCCGCTGGGCGTGCTCTGCTGTTTTACCGGGGTTTCCGGTTCGGGAAAGAGTTCGCTGGTGGTGGATTCCATGTACAAGCACATCGCTTTGTCGCGCGGGGTGAAGGTGGATCAGCCCGGACGTATTTCCGGCATTGACGGCATTGAGAAGATTGAAAAGATTATCTCCATTGACCAGTCTCCCATCGGCAGGACCCCGCGTTCCAACCCGGCCACCTACACCAAGATTTTTGATGAGATCCGCAAGATCTTCTGCGCCACCAAGGAGTCCAAGAAGCGCGGCTACAAGCCCGGGCGTTTCAGTTTCAACGTGCGCGGCGGTCGTTGCGAAGCCTGTCGCGGTGACGGTCAGATCAGGGTGGAAATGCATTTCCTGCCCGATGTCTACGTGACCTGCGATGTCTGCAAGGGCAAGCGTTACAACAGCCAGACCCTTGAAGTTGATTACAAGGGCAAGAATATCGCCGAAGTGCTGGATATGACCGTGCGGCAGTCCAAGGCGTTTTTTGAGAACCACCCCACACTGAAGCGCAGGCTGGAAGTGCTGGAGCAGGTCGGGCTGGAATATGTGCAGCTGGGGCAGCCGGCCACCACCCTTTCCGGCGGGGAGGCGCAGCGGATCAAGATATCCCGTGAGCTGGGCAAACGCAGCCTGCCCGGGACACTGTACATTCTTGATGAGCCGACCACCGGGCTGCATATGCACGAGGTGGGCAAGCTGATCAAGGTTCTGCAGCAGTTGGTGGAAAAAGGGGCCACGGTTATCGTTATTGAACACAATACCGATGTTATCCGTGCTTCTGATTATGTTTTCGACCTCGGACCCGGAGGCGGGGAGTCCGGCGGGCAGATTGTTGCTCAGGGAA carries:
- the uvrA gene encoding excinuclease ABC subunit UvrA; the protein is MKKNSIHIEGARQHNLKNLDLDIPRDQLVVVCGPSGSGKSTLSFDIVYAEGQRRYVESLSAYARQFLPQLDKPKVDKIEGLSPAISLEQQSTSRNPRSTVGTVTEIYDFLRVFFARLGKFHCPECGIPIEAQTSDQILDRIMSFGEGTKFMLMAPLVDHQKGTHKDLLKKLKKEGFVRVRVDGQVYTIDDVPDLEKNKKHNIDLVVDRLVIKGDMKKRLGDSLELALRYGDESIVVSIIGGEDVYLSTMSTCPSCKISMPKLSPQLFSFNSPQGACSLCSGIGSVEYYEPELLAPNKGLSLKTGAVIPWKSPKMFERYELDFKQLGKKYGFKVDTPLAEFSAAAHKALFYGDKELGWEGVVDLLEVGHNLGRIWRDELSRFRQSRPCPACDGARLRPESLAVKVEGVSIFEFCSMSIKRALDWLENLEFSGHELLIAEPLLKELTHRLGFMVNVGLDYLNLGRNMATLSGGEAQRIRLAGQLGSGLVGVTYVLDEPSIGLHPRDNERLIETLRSLQSRGNTVLVVEHDESTIRNADHVIEIGPGSGMLGGEIVFQGSVKKLLGKAQTLTAKYLRGELALDKPEERRIPKDWIKMKGVQTNNLKNLDVDIPLGVLCCFTGVSGSGKSSLVVDSMYKHIALSRGVKVDQPGRISGIDGIEKIEKIISIDQSPIGRTPRSNPATYTKIFDEIRKIFCATKESKKRGYKPGRFSFNVRGGRCEACRGDGQIRVEMHFLPDVYVTCDVCKGKRYNSQTLEVDYKGKNIAEVLDMTVRQSKAFFENHPTLKRRLEVLEQVGLEYVQLGQPATTLSGGEAQRIKISRELGKRSLPGTLYILDEPTTGLHMHEVGKLIKVLQQLVEKGATVIVIEHNTDVIRASDYVFDLGPGGGESGGQIVAQGTPEEIIANPDSVTGKFLI